A single genomic interval of Pseudochaenichthys georgianus chromosome 3, fPseGeo1.2, whole genome shotgun sequence harbors:
- the LOC117466278 gene encoding hyaluronan and proteoglycan link protein 3-like, giving the protein MMICCIQTLLLLGAQLALSIPNNFFYHDFRKGNGNKEIHFSGVKLHVDSAQPAVFAATGDNVTLPCRFWYKPELTSPREPRVKWSWQPAAGGHETDVLVAIGSRSRSFGEFRGRVQIRQDFPGDAALVMTNLMLNDTGRYHCEVVDGLEDKSTSVYLELRGVVFPYQHPRGHYHLSFLAAQQACEQQASTLATFSQLFQSWKEGLNWCNAGWLADGTVQYPMTRPRVPCGGDGLAPGVRSYGRRHLQLHRYDVFCFSSTLQGKVYYLQPSHTMNLTEAQQACQEDGAQVAKVGQLYAAWKLSVLDRCDAGWLADGSVRYPITRPRRNCGPSEPGVRSFGFPPPQHKHGVYCYKSGDELM; this is encoded by the exons ATGATGATCTGTTGCATCCAAACCCTGCTGTTGTTGGGTGCTCAGCTGGCTCTTTCAATCCCCAACAACTTCTTCTACCATGACTTTCGCAAAGGAAATGGAAACAAAGAAA TTCACTTCAGTGGTGTGAAGCTCCATGTGGACTCTGCTCAGCCTGCAGTGTTTGCAGCCACAGGGGATAATGTCACGCTGCCATGCAGGTTTTGGTATAAGCCCGAGTTGACCTCACCAAGGGAACCCCGGGTCAAGTGGTCCTGGCAGCCTGCAGCTGGGGGACATGAGACAGACGTGCTGGTGGCTATCGGCTCTCGAAGTCGAAGTTTTGGGGAATTCAG GGGTCGTGTGCAGATCAGACAGGATTTCCCAGGAGACGCCGCACTTGTGATGACTAACCTAATGTTAAATGATACAGGCCGTTACCACTGTGAGGTCGTGGACGGACTGGAGGACAAGAGCACTtcagtttatttggagttacggg GTGTGGTGTTTCCCTACCAGCACCCTCGTGGTCACTACCACCTCAGCTTCCTGGCAGCCCAGCAGGCCTGTGAGCAGCAGGCCTCCACACTGGCCACCTTCTCCCAGCTCTTCCAGTCCTGGAAGGAGGGCCTGAACTGGTGCAATGCAGGCTGGCTGGCTGACGGGACCGTCCAGTACCCCATGACCCGGCCCAGAGTGCCCTGCGGAGGGGACGGCCTGGCCCCAGGTGTCCGGAGCTACGGCAGACGGCACCTGCAGCTTCATCGTTATGATGTCTTTTGCTTCTCCTCTACACTCCAAG GTAAAGTCTACTATCTGCAACCCTCTCACACGATGAACCTGACGGAGGCCCAGCAGGCGTGCCAGGAGGACGGAGCACAAGTCGCCAAAGTGGGACAGCTGTACGCCGCCTGGAAGCTCTCAGTGCTGGACCGCTGTGACGCAGGCTGGCTGGCTGATGGAAGCGTTCGGTATCCCATCACCAGGCCCCGGAGAAACTGTGGCccctcagagccaggggtgcGCAGTTTCGGCTTCCCTCCTCCACAGCACAAACACGGGGTCTACTGCTACAAGTCAGGGGATGAATTAATGTAG